The following coding sequences are from one Pasteurellaceae bacterium RH1A window:
- a CDS encoding acetate kinase (AckA utilizes acetate and can acetylate CheY which increases signal strength during flagellar rotation; utilizes magnesium and ATP; also involved in conversion of acetate to aceyl-CoA; also known to act on propionate) yields the protein MSKNVLILNCGSSSLKFAILDAENGDEKLSGLAEAFNLPDARIKWKLNGEKGSADLGNGAAHSEALTFISEKLLPQELKDSIGAIGHRIVHGGEKFTQSVVINDDVLKGIEEAVQFAPLHNPAHLIGIAEAFKIFPHLKEKNVAVFDTAFHQTMPEEAYLYALPYSLYRDHGVRRYGAHGTSHLFITQQVAERVGKPVDQVNAIICHLGNGASVSLVRKGKSVDTSMGLTPLEGLVMGTRCGDIDPAIIFYMHDNLGMSVDEINTTLTKKSGLLGLTETSNDCRFSEDNYDKLPEAKRALDVFCYRLAKYIGAYMAALGEPTLDAIAFTGGIGENAGPVRALTLNHLKLFGIKVDNERNMAARFGNEGVITADDSAYQAMVIPTNEELVIAQDTAALLLK from the coding sequence ATGTCTAAAAATGTACTTATCCTTAACTGCGGTAGCTCTTCTTTAAAATTTGCTATCTTAGACGCCGAAAATGGCGATGAAAAATTATCTGGCTTGGCAGAAGCCTTTAACCTTCCTGATGCCCGCATCAAATGGAAGTTAAACGGCGAGAAAGGCAGCGCAGATTTAGGTAATGGTGCAGCCCATAGCGAAGCCTTAACCTTTATTTCTGAAAAACTCTTACCACAGGAACTCAAAGACAGCATCGGCGCCATCGGCCACCGTATCGTACACGGCGGCGAGAAGTTCACTCAATCTGTAGTGATCAACGATGATGTTTTAAAAGGCATTGAAGAAGCGGTTCAATTCGCCCCTCTTCACAACCCAGCCCACTTAATCGGTATTGCGGAAGCCTTCAAAATCTTCCCACACTTAAAAGAGAAAAACGTAGCCGTATTCGACACAGCCTTCCACCAAACCATGCCTGAAGAAGCCTACCTCTATGCGCTTCCATACAGCCTCTACCGTGACCACGGTGTACGCCGCTACGGCGCCCACGGCACCAGCCACCTCTTTATCACCCAACAAGTGGCCGAGCGTGTTGGCAAGCCAGTGGATCAAGTAAACGCCATTATCTGCCACTTGGGTAACGGTGCTTCTGTATCTCTTGTTCGCAAGGGTAAATCTGTGGACACCTCAATGGGCTTAACCCCATTAGAAGGCTTGGTGATGGGTACTCGTTGTGGTGATATCGACCCAGCTATCATCTTCTATATGCACGACAACCTCGGTATGTCTGTAGATGAAATCAACACCACCCTAACCAAAAAATCAGGCTTGTTAGGCTTAACCGAAACCTCTAACGACTGCCGCTTCTCTGAAGATAACTACGACAAACTTCCAGAAGCCAAACGTGCCTTAGACGTGTTCTGCTACCGTTTAGCCAAATACATCGGTGCCTACATGGCTGCCCTTGGCGAACCAACCTTAGATGCCATTGCTTTCACAGGCGGTATCGGTGAGAACGCCGGCCCAGTGCGCGCCCTCACCCTCAACCACTTAAAACTCTTCGGCATTAAAGTGGACAACGAGCGCAATATGGCGGCTCGCTTTGGTAACGAAGGCGTGATCACAGCCGATGATTCTGCCTACCAAGCTATGGTTATCCCAACCAATGAAGAATTAGTCATTGCCCAAGATACCGCAGCCTTATTATTGAAATAA
- a CDS encoding ABC transporter permease has protein sequence MPSILLRRLSQLLLVIWSVGTLTFILTRQLSGDMAYRIAASRYGYDMLDSAAADAVRAELALDQPWWQSYFSWLLDLAQFNLGKSLVTGDSVWSEIQHQFGHTLSLAIVALILALLIGPALGVLSARKPNGFFDRLMLVFSTLFRSLPAFIIAIGLISLFAVNLQWLPAGGYGSWQHFVLPALTLALGLSAVSVRVTRQAMVQVKQSDYYQFARLKGLSGWQTFVRHGIRNIAIPVIAYHAVQLVYLIEGVVIVESLFAWPGSGHALVHAIVARDVPMIQGTALVMGGLFVLLNMCADLLSQWIDPRIGEKQ, from the coding sequence ATGCCCTCTATCCTCCTCCGCCGCTTAAGCCAGCTCCTGCTTGTGATCTGGTCGGTGGGAACCCTAACCTTTATTCTAACCCGCCAACTCTCGGGCGATATGGCCTACCGCATTGCGGCCAGCCGTTACGGTTATGATATGTTGGACTCTGCCGCAGCCGATGCCGTGCGGGCTGAATTAGCCCTGGATCAACCCTGGTGGCAGAGCTACTTTTCTTGGCTCTTGGATTTGGCCCAATTTAACCTAGGCAAGTCATTAGTCACAGGCGATTCGGTCTGGAGCGAAATCCAGCACCAATTCGGCCATACCCTGAGCCTGGCCATCGTTGCCTTGATTTTAGCTCTCTTAATCGGCCCGGCCTTGGGTGTACTCTCCGCCCGCAAGCCTAATGGCTTTTTTGACCGCCTAATGTTGGTTTTCAGCACGCTTTTTCGCTCCCTACCGGCCTTTATTATTGCCATCGGCCTGATTAGCCTCTTTGCCGTCAATCTGCAATGGTTGCCGGCTGGCGGTTACGGTTCTTGGCAGCATTTCGTCCTGCCAGCCCTCACCCTGGCCTTGGGGCTGAGTGCGGTGTCAGTGCGGGTAACACGACAGGCCATGGTGCAGGTCAAGCAGTCTGACTACTACCAATTCGCTCGTCTCAAGGGCTTGAGTGGCTGGCAGACCTTTGTTCGCCACGGCATTCGCAATATCGCCATTCCAGTCATTGCCTACCATGCGGTGCAGTTGGTTTATTTGATTGAAGGGGTCGTAATTGTCGAAAGCCTCTTTGCCTGGCCGGGCAGTGGCCATGCCCTCGTACACGCCATTGTCGCCCGTGATGTGCCCATGATTCAGGGCACGGCCTTGGTGATGGGCGGTTTGTTCGTTCTGCTTAATATGTGTGCGGATTTGCTTAGCCAGTGGATCGACCCACGGATTGGAGAAAAACAATGA
- a CDS encoding ribosomal subunit interface protein codes for MTINISSKQMDVTPAIRAHIEDRLAKLDKWKVQLINPHFMIHKLPNGYEVEASIGTPLGDLFAKSQDDDLYKAINDVEVKLETQLNKQKQKGEARRTDESLKTLNQEQE; via the coding sequence ATGACAATTAACATTTCAAGCAAACAAATGGACGTTACCCCTGCCATCCGTGCCCATATTGAGGATCGCTTGGCCAAATTGGATAAATGGAAAGTACAGCTTATTAACCCGCATTTTATGATCCACAAGTTGCCAAATGGCTATGAGGTTGAGGCCTCCATCGGCACCCCGCTTGGGGATTTATTTGCTAAGAGCCAAGATGATGACCTCTACAAGGCCATTAACGATGTGGAAGTTAAGCTAGAAACCCAGCTCAACAAGCAAAAACAAAAAGGCGAGGCCCGCCGTACAGATGAGAGCCTGAAAACCTTAAATCAAGAGCAAGAATAA
- a CDS encoding RNA-binding protein: MTLTTKQKQYLKGLAHHLSPVVMLGGNGLTEGVLAEIDNALEHHELIKVKIAGADRETKQLIIDAIVRETKSAAVQTIGHVLVLYRPSEEKKISLPRATKAI, encoded by the coding sequence ATTACATTAACAACCAAACAAAAACAATATTTAAAAGGCCTGGCCCACCACCTTAGCCCTGTCGTGATGCTGGGCGGCAATGGCCTGACTGAAGGCGTTTTAGCTGAAATCGACAATGCGTTAGAGCACCATGAGCTCATCAAGGTCAAAATCGCCGGTGCCGACCGTGAAACCAAGCAGCTGATTATTGATGCCATCGTGCGGGAAACCAAGTCAGCCGCTGTGCAAACCATCGGCCACGTTTTGGTGCTTTATCGCCCAAGCGAAGAGAAGAAAATTTCGCTACCAAGAGCCACCAAGGCCATTTAA
- a CDS encoding ornithine--oxo-acid transaminase — MANRSEQLISQTQQYGANNYLPLPIVISKAQGIWVEDPEGNRYLDMLSAYSAVNQGHCHPKIVQALKDQADRVTLTSRAFHNDQLGPWYEKICQLTKKEMALPMNTGAEAVETAIKAARRWGYEVKGIAENQAEIIACQGNFHGRTMAAVSLSSDPDYKRGFGPMLGGIKLVDYGDLEALEAAITPNTAAFLVEPIQGEAGIIIPPAGYLKAAYELCKVNNVLFIADEIQAGLGRTGKLFATDWEGFEPDMYILGKALGGGVFPISCVVANRDVLGVFNPGSHGSTFGGNPLACAVSLAALDVLLEEKLTERSQELGDYFLAELKKIQDPRIKEVRGRGLFIGLELHEQARPYCEALKTKGLLCKETHGTVIRFAPPLIIEKADLDWALERIREVF, encoded by the coding sequence ATGGCAAACCGTTCTGAACAGCTGATTTCTCAAACCCAACAATATGGAGCGAACAACTACCTGCCCCTGCCCATTGTGATTAGCAAGGCCCAGGGCATTTGGGTGGAAGACCCCGAGGGAAATCGCTATTTGGATATGTTGAGCGCCTATTCAGCCGTAAACCAAGGCCACTGCCACCCTAAAATTGTGCAGGCTTTGAAAGATCAGGCCGACCGTGTCACCCTCACCTCCCGTGCCTTTCATAATGATCAGCTTGGCCCTTGGTATGAAAAAATCTGCCAGCTCACCAAGAAAGAGATGGCCCTGCCAATGAATACCGGGGCAGAGGCTGTGGAAACCGCCATCAAGGCCGCCCGCCGTTGGGGCTATGAGGTCAAGGGTATTGCAGAAAATCAGGCCGAAATTATCGCCTGCCAAGGTAACTTCCACGGCCGCACCATGGCTGCGGTTTCCCTTTCTTCCGACCCAGACTACAAGCGGGGCTTCGGCCCAATGTTGGGCGGGATTAAGCTGGTGGACTATGGCGATTTAGAGGCCTTGGAAGCAGCCATCACGCCAAACACAGCGGCCTTCTTGGTCGAGCCAATTCAGGGCGAGGCGGGGATCATTATTCCACCAGCAGGCTATCTCAAGGCCGCCTACGAGCTTTGCAAGGTCAACAATGTCCTCTTTATTGCTGATGAAATCCAGGCTGGCCTAGGCCGTACAGGCAAGCTCTTTGCCACAGACTGGGAGGGCTTTGAGCCTGATATGTATATCCTGGGCAAGGCCTTGGGCGGCGGGGTTTTCCCTATCTCTTGTGTGGTGGCCAATCGGGATGTTTTAGGCGTCTTTAACCCAGGCTCCCACGGCTCCACCTTTGGTGGCAACCCACTGGCCTGTGCCGTTTCTCTGGCAGCTTTGGATGTGCTTTTAGAAGAAAAACTGACTGAGCGTTCACAAGAACTCGGCGACTATTTCCTGGCAGAACTGAAGAAAATCCAAGACCCACGCATTAAAGAAGTGCGGGGACGAGGCCTCTTTATCGGCCTGGAACTGCACGAACAAGCCCGCCCTTACTGCGAAGCCTTGAAAACCAAGGGTTTGCTCTGTAAGGAAACCCACGGCACGGTTATTCGCTTTGCTCCTCCACTCATTATTGAGAAAGCAGATTTAGACTGGGCCTTGGAGCGGATTCGTGAGGTTTTTTAA
- a CDS encoding lipid A biosynthesis lauroyl acyltransferase (Acylates the intermediate (KDO)2-lipid IVA to form (KDO)2-(lauroyl)-lipid IVA), with translation MSDKQKYPPFNKAFLQPKYWPLWLGLGLFRLILLLPYPVLRQIGLGLGKLFARLSLGKRRMAIARRNLELCFPHYSAAQIEALLNENVKSVGMAIIETGMAWFWSDQRILKWSKIEGLEHLKQPQDVGIIFVGVHFLTLELGARIVGLHHQGIGVYRPNDNPLLDYIQFKGRVRSNKAMLDRRDLRGMIKALRQGETIWYAPDHDYGRKNSVFVPFFAVPDTATTTGSYMLRRSAPKSIVVPFSPIRNEDGSGYTVKISPAVDFSACENELDTAILMNKVVEAEILKAPSQYMWLHRRFKTRPNEEDRSLYS, from the coding sequence ATGTCTGACAAGCAAAAATACCCTCCGTTCAATAAGGCTTTTTTACAGCCCAAATATTGGCCGCTATGGCTAGGCCTTGGGCTATTTCGCCTGATCTTGCTCCTGCCCTACCCTGTCCTACGGCAAATCGGCCTAGGCCTGGGCAAGCTCTTCGCTCGCCTTTCCCTGGGCAAACGCCGCATGGCCATTGCCAGACGCAACCTTGAACTCTGCTTCCCCCACTACTCTGCCGCCCAAATTGAGGCCCTCTTGAATGAAAACGTAAAATCGGTCGGCATGGCCATTATTGAAACGGGTATGGCCTGGTTTTGGTCGGATCAACGCATTCTTAAATGGTCTAAGATTGAGGGCCTAGAACACCTCAAACAGCCGCAAGATGTGGGCATTATTTTTGTTGGTGTACATTTTTTAACGCTTGAGCTGGGGGCAAGAATTGTCGGCCTCCATCATCAGGGCATTGGGGTTTATCGGCCCAACGACAACCCACTTTTAGACTATATTCAGTTTAAGGGCCGGGTTCGCTCCAATAAGGCCATGTTAGACCGCCGAGATTTGCGGGGCATGATCAAGGCCCTGCGTCAGGGCGAAACCATCTGGTATGCGCCAGACCACGACTACGGCCGTAAGAACAGCGTCTTCGTGCCTTTTTTTGCCGTGCCAGACACGGCCACCACCACAGGCTCTTATATGCTGCGCCGCTCTGCCCCTAAGAGCATTGTCGTGCCCTTTAGCCCAATTCGCAATGAAGATGGCTCAGGCTATACGGTCAAAATCAGCCCTGCGGTGGATTTCAGCGCCTGTGAAAATGAGCTGGATACAGCTATCTTGATGAACAAGGTGGTGGAAGCAGAAATCCTCAAGGCACCCAGCCAATATATGTGGCTTCACCGCCGTTTTAAAACACGGCCGAATGAGGAAGATAGAAGTCTTTATAGCTAA
- a CDS encoding N-acetylglucosamine kinase: protein MAFHYGLDIGGTKIELAVFNEKLEKLYSERVPTPQTSYEDWLYTVENLVRTADSKFNTQGTVGLGFPGFVNRETGLAEIANIRVADNQPILKDLSQRLGREVRGENDANCFALSEAWDENNQQYKSVLGLILGTGFGGGLVFDGKIHSGKIGMAGEVGHTQLNYHALQLLGGADAPIYDCGCGNQACLDTYLSGRGFEKLYKDLVGEALDAKTIIQNFYANQPQAVAFVEKYVELLAISVGNLITILDPEMIVLGGGLSNFDHLYEALPKALPARLMRSAKVPVIKKAIYGDAGGTRGAAALFLK, encoded by the coding sequence ATGGCATTTCATTATGGTTTAGATATTGGTGGCACCAAGATTGAATTGGCGGTGTTTAACGAAAAATTAGAAAAATTGTATAGCGAACGGGTACCAACCCCACAAACCAGTTATGAAGATTGGCTCTATACGGTGGAAAACCTGGTGCGTACGGCAGACAGCAAGTTCAACACCCAGGGCACAGTGGGCTTGGGCTTTCCAGGCTTTGTAAACCGTGAAACAGGCCTGGCCGAAATCGCCAACATTCGAGTGGCCGACAACCAACCTATTCTTAAAGATTTGAGCCAACGCTTAGGCCGTGAAGTGCGGGGCGAGAATGACGCCAACTGCTTTGCCCTGTCTGAAGCCTGGGATGAAAACAACCAGCAGTACAAATCGGTCTTAGGCCTGATCTTAGGCACGGGCTTTGGCGGTGGTTTGGTCTTTGATGGCAAGATTCACTCAGGCAAGATCGGCATGGCAGGCGAAGTGGGCCATACCCAACTCAACTACCACGCCCTGCAATTATTGGGCGGAGCGGACGCACCCATTTACGACTGCGGCTGCGGCAACCAAGCCTGCCTAGACACCTACCTTTCAGGCCGTGGCTTTGAAAAACTCTATAAGGACTTAGTAGGCGAGGCCTTAGACGCCAAAACCATTATCCAAAACTTCTACGCCAACCAGCCCCAAGCGGTAGCCTTTGTTGAAAAATATGTAGAACTCTTGGCCATCAGCGTGGGCAACCTGATTACCATCTTAGACCCTGAAATGATCGTGCTCGGCGGCGGCCTCTCCAACTTCGACCACCTCTACGAAGCCCTACCAAAAGCCCTGCCAGCCCGTTTAATGCGTTCGGCCAAGGTGCCTGTGATTAAAAAGGCCATCTATGGTGATGCGGGTGGCACAAGAGGGGCGGCAGCACTGTTTTTGAAATAG
- a CDS encoding ABC transporter substrate-binding protein, which translates to MKKILLSALVASQFLFGGLAQAQEPTSIPLATVIAPWELNSLSPNQSGVIFQRMNLVETLVEANDKGELIGGLAESWSSNEDASVWTFNLRPNVVFHNGKALTAQAVEKSLKLALAQPSILQKAFVKDIKALNDKQLEISLTKPFVPFPAFLTHYSTIILAQEAYNAQGEVVEVIGTGAFKPTKIQAPQKIEAERFEAYWGDKPQVAQANYLASSRSETRMLMAQSEPSALVFNLDTASVARLKRDPNINLTSGSIARTIQLKMNVANPIFSDVAFRQALSQAIDRKAIAEKVLKIEDGVAEQILPKAFADWRIADKDEAVELAKIKQNLTALGYQYDDKGNLLKEGKPVSFTLKTYPDRPELPIVATILQAQWKKLGIDVNVAVGNFSEIPAGHQDGSLEIALYALNYGKTLDPLGVIVQEFGKAGSDWGVMNWQNSTLEASLQALETERDPQKAKALKQTVSQIIHDELPIIPVVYYQQNVASHKDMKGVTLDPFERRFFLELLKK; encoded by the coding sequence ATGAAAAAAATCCTGCTTTCAGCCCTGGTTGCCAGCCAGTTTCTCTTTGGTGGCCTGGCCCAAGCCCAAGAGCCTACTTCAATTCCCCTTGCCACGGTGATTGCCCCTTGGGAACTAAATAGCCTTAGCCCCAATCAATCTGGCGTGATTTTTCAACGCATGAACCTGGTTGAAACCTTGGTTGAAGCCAATGATAAGGGTGAGCTTATCGGTGGCTTGGCCGAAAGCTGGAGCAGTAATGAAGATGCTTCCGTTTGGACCTTCAATCTCCGTCCTAATGTGGTCTTCCACAATGGCAAAGCCTTGACTGCACAAGCGGTGGAAAAGAGCCTAAAACTTGCATTGGCCCAGCCTAGTATTCTGCAAAAGGCCTTTGTGAAGGACATCAAGGCCCTTAACGATAAGCAGCTTGAAATCAGCCTGACCAAGCCCTTCGTGCCCTTCCCGGCCTTCCTAACCCATTATTCAACCATCATCTTGGCCCAAGAAGCCTACAATGCCCAGGGCGAAGTGGTGGAAGTGATTGGTACAGGTGCCTTTAAGCCTACCAAAATCCAGGCACCGCAAAAAATTGAGGCCGAACGCTTTGAGGCCTACTGGGGCGACAAACCACAAGTGGCCCAGGCCAATTATTTGGCCAGCAGCCGCAGCGAAACCCGTATGCTTATGGCACAAAGTGAGCCGTCTGCCCTGGTCTTTAACTTGGATACTGCCAGCGTGGCCCGCCTCAAACGTGACCCGAATATCAATCTCACCAGCGGATCCATTGCCCGCACTATTCAGCTAAAAATGAACGTAGCCAACCCCATTTTTAGCGATGTCGCCTTCCGCCAAGCCCTCAGCCAGGCTATTGACCGCAAGGCCATTGCCGAGAAGGTCTTGAAAATTGAAGATGGGGTCGCTGAACAGATCCTGCCAAAGGCCTTTGCCGACTGGCGGATTGCCGATAAGGATGAAGCGGTGGAACTTGCAAAAATTAAGCAAAATCTGACCGCTTTGGGCTATCAGTATGATGACAAGGGCAACCTGCTCAAGGAAGGCAAGCCGGTCAGCTTCACCCTCAAAACCTACCCAGATCGGCCAGAATTGCCGATTGTGGCCACCATCTTACAGGCCCAATGGAAGAAGTTGGGGATTGATGTGAATGTGGCCGTGGGTAACTTCAGCGAAATCCCGGCCGGCCACCAAGACGGCTCATTGGAAATCGCTCTCTATGCCCTCAACTATGGCAAGACCTTAGATCCGCTGGGCGTTATCGTGCAGGAATTTGGCAAAGCGGGCAGTGACTGGGGTGTGATGAACTGGCAAAATAGCACCCTTGAGGCCAGCCTCCAGGCCCTGGAAACCGAGCGTGATCCACAAAAGGCCAAGGCCCTCAAACAGACCGTCAGCCAGATTATTCATGATGAACTGCCGATTATTCCGGTGGTTTACTACCAGCAGAATGTGGCTTCGCATAAGGATATGAAGGGCGTGACCCTGGATCCCTTTGAAAGACGCTTCTTTTTGGAGTTGTTGAAGAAATAA
- a CDS encoding ABC transporter permease, producing MRLTLAQKIGAAILALLLGLACLQPYFYPMDMSFQDLTNLLAEPSSESWLGTDHLGRDMLARLASAIRLSFGLSLFSVACALVAGLLLGILAGFFGGWLDRALSFLCDLIMALPGLLLILLFASLAPGAFWTLYLGISLVMWVEFFRVVRAISSTLASSSEIQSSRLMGMPLWYCFKRHLFPRLLPMVATLSAFSLGNAILALATLGFVSVGLRPPTAELGLMMTELFPYYYEAPWIFAQPVLAVFLLVLSLQLLSGRVK from the coding sequence ATGAGATTAACCCTTGCACAAAAAATCGGGGCAGCCATCCTCGCCCTACTTTTGGGCCTTGCCTGCCTACAGCCCTATTTTTACCCCATGGATATGAGCTTCCAGGATCTGACTAATCTCTTGGCAGAACCCAGCAGTGAAAGCTGGCTGGGCACCGATCATCTAGGCCGGGATATGCTGGCTCGCCTAGCCTCGGCCATTCGTCTCTCCTTTGGCTTGTCGCTTTTTAGTGTGGCTTGTGCCTTGGTGGCTGGGCTTTTACTGGGCATTTTGGCTGGGTTTTTTGGCGGTTGGTTGGACCGAGCCTTGAGCTTCCTCTGCGATCTGATTATGGCTCTGCCGGGCTTGTTGCTCATTTTGCTCTTTGCCTCCCTTGCTCCAGGGGCTTTTTGGACGCTTTATTTGGGGATTTCACTCGTTATGTGGGTGGAATTTTTCCGGGTGGTGCGAGCCATTAGTAGCACACTGGCTTCTAGTAGCGAAATCCAATCCTCTCGTTTGATGGGGATGCCGCTCTGGTACTGCTTTAAACGCCACCTTTTCCCACGGCTCTTGCCTATGGTGGCTACCTTATCAGCCTTCTCCTTGGGCAATGCGATTTTAGCCCTGGCTACACTCGGCTTTGTCAGCGTGGGGCTTCGTCCGCCAACGGCCGAACTGGGGTTGATGATGACCGAACTCTTCCCTTATTATTACGAAGCCCCTTGGATCTTCGCCCAGCCGGTGCTGGCGGTCTTTTTACTGGTCTTAAGTCTGCAACTGCTATCAGGGAGGGTCAAATAA
- a CDS encoding argininosuccinate synthase, protein MSNTILEALPLGQKVGIAFSGGLDTSAALLWMRQKGAVPYAYTANLGQPDEDDYNAIPKKALEYGAENARLIDCRTQLAHEGIAAIQCGAFHISTGGMPYFNTTPLGRAVTGTMLVAAMKEDDVNIWGDGSTFKGNDIERFYRYGLLTNPNLKIYKPWLDQNFIDELGGRHEMSEFLIANGFNYKMSVEKAYSTDSNMLGATHEAKDLELLSTGIKIVKPIMGVAFWDESVEIKPETVVVRFEEGVPVALNGQRFDDPVELILEANRIGGRHGLGMTDQIENRIIEAKSRGIYEAPGMALLHIAYERLVTGIHNEDTIEQYRINGLRLGRLLYQGRWFDPQALMLRETAQRWVARAITGEVTLELRRGNDYSILNTESPNLTYEPERLSMEKVEDAPFTQQDRIGQLTMRNLDIVDTRGKLGIYTQTGLISAQNGVVPQLEQK, encoded by the coding sequence ATGTCAAACACGATTTTAGAAGCCCTTCCCCTCGGTCAAAAAGTGGGTATCGCCTTTTCAGGTGGCCTAGACACCTCCGCAGCCCTGCTTTGGATGCGTCAAAAAGGGGCAGTGCCTTATGCCTACACCGCCAATTTAGGCCAACCAGATGAAGATGATTATAATGCCATTCCTAAAAAAGCCTTGGAATACGGGGCGGAAAATGCTCGCCTAATCGACTGCCGCACCCAGCTAGCCCACGAGGGCATTGCTGCCATTCAGTGTGGTGCCTTCCATATTTCAACCGGTGGTATGCCTTATTTCAACACCACACCACTAGGCCGTGCCGTAACAGGCACCATGTTAGTGGCTGCCATGAAGGAAGATGATGTAAACATCTGGGGTGACGGCTCCACCTTTAAGGGCAACGACATTGAGCGTTTCTATCGCTATGGCCTCTTAACCAACCCAAATCTTAAAATCTACAAACCTTGGTTAGACCAAAATTTCATTGATGAACTAGGTGGCCGCCATGAAATGTCTGAATTTCTGATTGCCAATGGCTTCAACTACAAGATGTCGGTAGAAAAGGCCTACTCAACCGACTCCAATATGCTGGGTGCCACCCACGAAGCCAAGGACTTAGAGCTTCTCAGCACTGGCATTAAGATTGTAAAACCAATTATGGGCGTGGCCTTCTGGGATGAATCGGTTGAAATCAAGCCTGAAACCGTGGTGGTGCGTTTTGAAGAAGGCGTGCCTGTTGCCCTAAACGGCCAACGTTTTGACGACCCAGTTGAGCTGATTTTAGAAGCCAACCGCATTGGTGGCCGCCACGGCTTGGGCATGACCGACCAGATCGAAAACCGCATTATCGAAGCCAAATCCCGTGGTATCTACGAAGCCCCGGGCATGGCCCTGCTCCATATTGCTTATGAGCGTTTGGTAACCGGTATCCACAATGAAGACACCATCGAACAATACCGCATTAACGGCTTACGTTTAGGCCGCTTGCTCTATCAAGGCCGCTGGTTCGATCCGCAAGCCCTCATGTTGCGTGAAACCGCCCAACGCTGGGTAGCCCGTGCCATTACCGGTGAAGTCACCCTTGAGCTTCGCCGTGGTAACGACTACTCCATCCTCAACACCGAATCACCGAACCTGACCTACGAGCCAGAGCGTTTGAGCATGGAAAAAGTGGAAGATGCACCGTTTACCCAACAAGACCGTATCGGCCAATTAACCATGCGTAACTTGGACATCGTGGACACCCGTGGCAAGTTGGGCATTTACACCCAAACGGGCTTGATTTCGGCTCAAAATGGCGTAGTGCCGCAGTTGGAGCAGAAGTAA